A stretch of DNA from Lotus japonicus ecotype B-129 chromosome 4, LjGifu_v1.2:
tttaagtagttagaaggatgggtttttgaattctgagtcgtgatataatacggattgttatcttccgtattgaatatggaaaggtactttccgtattcagtatggaaagtAACAATCCGTATTCGGTATGGAAAGTATATTTCCGTATTGAGTATGGAATGTAActttccgtattctcttccagggatgacagattcatttttctttggtgagtcacaattgattgaagctggatttcacaatggtcaacctgaagaggccactacagaggtgtcaccaccagcatttgtgcccccgtgtataagtatagatgtctcgcatttatttgcaactgatcaggtattctttgaacatatttttgcattgttttgagagtgtaatatatcaattcttattatgtcttgatcacccttgtaatcaattcttattattataacagattttccctacccgtgatgatcttatcaattgggttcatggaattgcgattgaaaatggatatgttacgttgatcacaaagtcagattatggtgggaatggaagcagaaaagcttatgtcatgttggggtgcgagaagcatggtaaatatgttccttatagagaccctgaccttgttgaagggacgagatcacaaaagacaggttgtccttttagactaaaaggacgacctaggaaaaatggcatagatagagattggcggctaaaggtgatggaaggtatacacaaccatgaaccagctaggtcactacttgggcacaattttgttggtcgtctaaaacccggagagaaggagcaagtgggaaaaatgacaaggagttgggttccaccgagaaagatgttgttgactttgaaggaaaacaatccttcaaacttgactaccatatctcagatttatggtgtttgcaagaggttaagaaaatccctccgcgggggattgacagaaatgcaacacttgttgaagaagttggacggtgacaagtatgtccactttgaaagacatgagcctggatcggaagtcattagggatgtattttgggctcatccaaatgctatcaaactgttcaacacatttccatatgtagtgattatggattgcacatacaagacaaacaaatatgcaattcccttgcttgagattgttggactgacttccacagataagatatactccatagccttttgctacattgttaatgagggcacagatgactacgtttgggcactggagtgtatgaagtctctattagctgatcaagccatgttgcctaaggtgattgttactgacagggatcttgccttattgagtgctgctaagcaaagccttcctaacactacacatttattatgcttgtggcacatcaacaagtgtgttttggcaaagtgcaaactctatgttggcaCATATGATTTTGCTGAGTTGGTTATGATGAAGTGGgcagaggtggtggatgctgcaacagttgaagaatttgaagtgaaatggatgcaattgtttaatatgtgcaaggcaaaatacagcaactttacctcctattgttctactacatggttggttcacaaggagaaattcgccaaggcatggacaaatcatgtgatgcactttggaacaacaacaagtaacaggtaaaaaaattgcatgagcttaatttatgcgttgtttgttcatttgatagattgttgttaataagatatctatttgttgtttgcagggctgagggtgcacatgccagtttgaagaagatgttacgggattgcaagggtgacctggccacttcatgggatgcgtcgcatagtttgacatgtaatcgacatactgaaatattagcatcgtttgagcgcagtattcacagaattgatcacattttcatgttcccattttacacaaatattagaggatttgtgtcaaacaaatgcctgcagctcatcgacgatgaacatataagaatgaagtcctacggcggatgcgattgcttgttgagagagactcatggactaccttgcggttgtgaacttgcaggtcaccggtcaaccactctcttgtcaattaattctatttgttattgaaagtgacacttttgtgaacttgcaggttatgaaagaattccatatgagtcaattcatccattctggaagagactgagttgggagcatgtacctgaacctgttgcagatactaccagcaaccatatttgcggcatgaaccatggagatatgcaaccagaagttgaggcattgacacattatttcagttctttggatactggagggcagagtatggtaaggaggaagcttcaagcgatctattgtcctgaaagcagttcacTTTGTACTCCTGCGGTTAAGATAAGGTCCAAGCGCATTCTTAAGGCGAATGAGAAAATACCACCTAAGAAtaaagcaataggatccttgactcgtgatctttcaggttttgaac
This window harbors:
- the LOC130713205 gene encoding protein FAR-RED IMPAIRED RESPONSE 1-like; protein product: MLGCEKHGKYVPYRDPDLVEGTRSQKTGCPFRLKGRPRKNGIDRDWRLKVMEGIHNHEPARSLLGHNFVGRLKPGEKEQVGKMTRSWVPPRKMLLTLKENNPSNLTTISQIYGVCKRLRKSLRGGLTEMQHLLKKLDGDKYVHFERHEPGSEVIRDVFWAHPNAIKLFNTFPYVVIMDCTYKTNKYAIPLLEIVGLTSTDKIYSIAFCYIVNEGTDDYVWALECMKSLLADQAMLPKVIVTDRDLALLSAAKQSLPNTTHLLCLWHINKCVLAKCKLYVGTYDFAELVMMKWAEVVDAATVEEFEVKWMQLFNMCKAKYSNFTSYCSTTWLVHKEKFAKAWTNHVMHFGTTTSNRAEGAHASLKKMLRDCKGDLATSWDASHSLTCNRHTEILASFERSIHRIDHIFMFPFYTNIRGFVSNKCLQLIDDEHIRMKSYGGCDCLLRETHGLPCGCELAGYERIPYESIHPFWKRLSWEHVPEPVADTTSNHICGMNHGDMQPEVEALTHYFSSLDTGGQSMVRRKLQAIYCPESSSLCTPAVKIRSKRILKANEKIPPKNKAIGSLTL